A section of the Pelorhabdus rhamnosifermentans genome encodes:
- a CDS encoding DUF523 domain-containing protein — protein sequence MIIVSACLAGVECRYNGQEFSIPKIIEMVKKGQAISLCPEILGKLPTPRLSAEQYDGRIFSSDGQDLTNQYLAGAKVALNIARLVGCKKAILKSKSPTCGCGKIYDGTFSGKLINGDGIFCKFLKEENIEVYTENEIR from the coding sequence GTGATAATCGTTAGTGCCTGTTTGGCTGGGGTGGAATGTAGATATAATGGTCAAGAATTTTCCATACCGAAAATAATAGAGATGGTAAAAAAAGGACAGGCTATTTCGCTCTGTCCAGAAATATTGGGGAAATTACCTACTCCACGACTTAGCGCGGAACAATATGACGGAAGAATTTTTTCCAGCGATGGTCAGGATTTAACAAATCAGTATCTAGCAGGGGCAAAGGTTGCATTAAATATTGCACGGTTAGTCGGTTGTAAAAAGGCCATCTTAAAGTCTAAATCGCCTACTTGTGGCTGTGGGAAGATTTATGATGGTACGTTTTCTGGAAAGTTAATCAATGGGGACGGAATATTTTGTAAATTTCTAAAAGAAGAAAATATAGAAGTGTATACTGAGAACGAAATAAGGTGA